One Acanthochromis polyacanthus isolate Apoly-LR-REF ecotype Palm Island chromosome 6, KAUST_Apoly_ChrSc, whole genome shotgun sequence DNA segment encodes these proteins:
- the LOC110957391 gene encoding 5-aminolevulinate synthase, non-specific, mitochondrial-like isoform X2: MDAVIRRCPFLTVVPSVFLHLGGKTSLVNYAQKCPVMLGLASRPLDRSLSSSAFLSKGALMNDDPNRKIKLPSGQPAPPAGQAVVSKCPFLAAEMVQKQNSVVREARMELQEDVQEMQTYRSGKTGLDLSGVDHIKVDKDVSAKPTHLLKDNLPKVSTFQYDRFFEKKIESKKTDHTYRVFKTVNRSATSFPMADNYSESLHAKTNVSVWCSNDYLGMSRHPKVNQAIIETVRKHGAGAGGTRNISGTSKFHVDLESEVADLHGKDAALLFTSCFVANDSTLFTLAKMLPGCEIYSDAGNHASMIQGIRNSGVEKFIFRHNDVSHLQELLEKSNPSTPKIVAFETVHSMDGAVCPLEEMCDVAHKFGAITFVDEVHAVGLYGPRGGGIGDRDKVMHKMDIISGTLGKAFGCVGGYIASTSALVDTVRSYAAGFIFTTSLPPMLLAGATESIKILKSEEGQVLRRKHQRSVKLLRQMLMDSGLPVVHCPSHIIPVRVSDAEKNTEICDILMSRYNIYVQAINYPTVAKGEELLRVAPTPHHTPQMMYYFVDRLVKTWKEVGLELRPHSSGECNFCQQPLYFELMSEREKSYFKGLSHTISAVA; the protein is encoded by the exons ATGGATGCAGTGATTCGCCGTTGCCCTTTCTTGACTGTTGTTCCCAGTGTTTTCCTCCACCTGGGTGGGAAGACATCACTGGTGAACTATGCCCAGAAGTGTCCGGTGATGTTGGGCCTGGCCTCCAGACCTCTGGATAGATCCTTGTCGTCTTCAGCTTTTTTGTCCAAAGGCGCTCTGATGAATGATG ACCCAAACCGCAAAATCAAGTTGCCTTCAGGTCAGCCTGCACCTCCAGCTGGCCAGGCTGTCGTCTCCAAATGCCCTTTCCTGGCTGCAGAGATGGTGCAGAAACAGAACAGTGTTGTAAGAGAAGCCAGgatggagctgcaggaggatGTCCAGGAGATGCAGACTTACCGCAGTG GTAAAACAGGTTTGGATTTATCAGGTGTAGATCATATCAAGGTGGACAAGGATGTATCTGCCAAACCAACCCATCTGCTAAAGGACAATCTACCTAAAG TTTCCACCTTCCAGTACGACCgattttttgaaaagaagaTCGAAAGCAAGAAGACAGATCACACATACAgggtttttaaaacagtgaACCGCTCTGCCACCTCGTTCCCCATGGCAGACAACTACTCAGAGTCTTTGCATGCGAAGACAAACGTGTCTGTCTGGTGCAGCAATGACTACCTCGGCATGAGTCGTCATCCCAAAGTCAACCAGGCTATCAT tgAGACAGTACGAAAGCATGGTGCTGGTGCAGGAGGTACACGAAACATTTCGGGAACAAGCAAATTTCATGTGGACCTTGAATCTGAAGTAGCTGACCTGCACGGCAAGGATGCAGCACTGCTGTTCACGTCCTGCTTCGTCGCCAATGACTCCACGTTGTTTACTCTGGCAAAAATGCTGCCAG GGTGTGAGATCTACTCTGACGCAGGCAACCATGCGTCAATGATTCAGGGTATAAGAAACAGTGGGGTCGAGAAGTTCATCTTCCGTCACAATGATGTCAGCCACCTACAAGAGCTGCTCGAGAAGTCCAACCCTTCCACTCCAAAGATTGTTGCCTTTGAAACGGTGCATTCAATGGATG GTGCAGTGTGCCCACTTGAAGAGATGTGTGACGTTGCCCACAAGTTCGGTGCTATTACCTTTGTGGATGAAGTGCATGCTGTGGGTCTGTACGGACCCAGAGGAGGCGGCATTGGAGACAGAGATAAAGTCATGCATAAAATGGACATCATCTCCGGAACCCTCG GAAAGGCATTCGGCTGTGTGGGCGGCTACATCGCCAGCACCAGTGCTCTGGTGGACACCGTGCGCTCCTACGCTGCAGGCTTCATCTTCACCACTTCCCTGCCCCCCATGCTGCTGGCGGGGGCAACGGAGTCCATCAAGATCTTGAAAAGTGAGGAAGGCCAGGTGCTCAGGAGGAAACATCAGAGGAGTGTCAAGCTGCTCCGACAGATGCTGATGGACTCTGGCCTTCCAGTGGTCCACTGCCCGAGTCACATCATTCCTGTCCGA GTTTCAGATGCAGAGAAGAACACTGAGATCTGCGACATCTTGATGTCTCGCTACAACATCTACGTCCAGGCGATCAACTACCCCACTGTGGCTAAAGGAGAGGAGCTGCTGCGCGTCGCCCCCACACCACACCACACGCCCCAGATGATGTACTACTTTGTTG ATCGACTGGTGAAGACGTGGAAGGAGGTGGGTTTGGAGTTGAGGCCGCACTCTTCAGGAGAGTGTAACTTCTGCCAGCAGCCGCTTTACTTTGAGCTGATGAGTGAGAGAGAAAAGTCCTACTTCAAAGGTCTCAGTCACACAATATCAGCAGTGGCCTaa
- the LOC110957390 gene encoding dual specificity protein phosphatase 7-like produces MSDVTPSKSVEWLQLELESGGTSLLLLDCRSHELYESSHIETAINLAIPGLMLRRFKKGNIPIRTIIPNHEDKDKFMRRCKTDTVVLYDECSVDWQDSGAPASVLGLLLQKLWEDGCKAYYLEGGFVKFHTEYPEHCETLLDSSCPSSSPPMSVLGFGNLRISSDCSDGESDREPSSATESEESPIPSNQPAFPVQILPYLYLGCAKDSTNLDVLGQYNIKYILNVTPNLPNMFEHDGHFRYKQIPISDHWSQNLSQFFPEAISFIDEARSKQCGILVHCLAGISRSVTVTVAYLMQRLNLSLNDAYDFVKRKKSNISPNFNFMGQLLDFERTLGLHSPCDNRSTNEEQLFFTTPTNHNVFQLDTLEST; encoded by the exons ATGTCTGATGTGACGCCGAGTAAAAGCGTGGAATGGCTGCAACTCGAGTTAGAGTCCGGAGGcacttctctgctgctgctggactgcCGCTCACATGAGCTGTACGAGTCATCCCACATAGAGACCGCCATAAACCTGGCCATCCCGGGGCTGATGCTCCGCAGGTTCAAGAAGGGCAACATACCCATCCGGACTATCATCCCCAACCATGAGGATAAGGACAAGTTCATGAGGCGGTGCAAGACGGACACGGTGGTCCTGTACGATGAGTGCTCGGTGGACTGGCAGGACAGCGGCGCTCCGGCGTCAGTTCTGGGTCTACTTCTTCAAAAACTGTGGGAGGACGGCTGTAAAGCGTATTACCTGGAAG GTGGATTTGTAAAGTTCCACACAGAGTACCCGGAGCACTGCGAGACCCTCCTGGACAGCTCCTGTCCCAGCTCCTCTCCACCGATGTCTGTCCTGGGTTTTGGAAATCTGCGCATCAGCTCGGACTGCTCCGATGGGGAGTCCGACCGAGAGCCCAGCAGCGCCACAGAGTCCGAGGAGAGCCCCATCCCCAGCAATCAGCCTGCCTTCCCCGTCCAAATCCTGCCCTACCTTTACCTGGGCTGCGCCAAAGACTCCACTAACCTGGATGTGCTCGGCCAGTACAACATCAAATACATCCTGAACGTCACACCCAATCTCCCCAACATGTTCGAGCACGACGGCCACTTCAGGTACAAACAGATCCCAATTTCGGACCACTGGAGTCAGAACCTGTCCCAGTTCTTTCCAGAGGCAATATCATTTATAG ACGAAGCTCGATCGAAGCAGTGCGGCATCCTGGTCCACTGCCTGGCCGGCATCAGCCGTTCAGTCACAGTCACTGTGGCCTACCTGATGCAGAGACTTAACCTCTCTCTGAATGATGCTTACGACTTTGTCAAGAGGAAAAAGTCCAACATTTCGCCAAACTTCAACTTCATGGGTCAACTCTTGGACTTTGAGAGGACGCTGGGGCTGCACAGTCCCTGTGATAACCGCTCGACCAATGAGGAGCAGCTCTTCTTCACCACACCGACCAATCACAACGTCTTTCAGCTGGACACGCTGGAGTCGACATGA
- the spo11 gene encoding meiotic recombination protein SPO11: MGSRTAELFSEIDKLRTELLNNVEVMTDCRRAEEDISQREILTRIESVILGIVTSLSNDEAPVLALPKRSSWANVSFNTAVGLQMSSGCSVTSIRSDCPSSATKFAQIVKILSVIYRLVQSNAYATKRDIYYNNTQLFGSQRTVDIIVDDISCLLKIPRRSLHVLATSKGLISGDLCYLEEDGTRINCRSSSAAVAVSSNIVGIRNIVSSAKFIMIVEKDATFQRLLDDDFCTKLSPCIIITGKGVPDVNSRLMVRKLWDVLRVPIFALVDADPHGIEIMCIYKYGSVAMSFEAHSLTVPSVMWLGLLPSDLQRLRVPEEALIPLSKRDEGKLNSLLQRPYLTSQPDWQKEMELMQQSKVKAEIQSLAAIAPDFLTSIYLPNKLRYGGWV; encoded by the exons GAGGGAAATTTTGACCCGTATTGAAAGTGTAATCCTTGGAATAGTGACCAGTCTGTCCAACGATGAGGCCCCTGTCCTGGCACTGCCCAAGAGGTCCAGCTGGGCCAATGTCAG CTTTAACACTGCCGTCGGGCTCCAAATGAGTTCAGGATGTTCTGTCACCTCCATTAGGAGCGACTGTCCTTCATCTGCCACTAAATTTG CTCAGATTGTCAAGATTCTCTCAGTCATCTACAGGCTTGTGCAGAGCAACGCATATGCTACAAAAAG AGACATCtattacaacaacacacagctgTTTGGTTCACAGAGAACTGTTGACATTATAGTAGATGACATCTCCTGTTTGCTGAAGATTCCTCGCAGATCTTTACATGTG TTAGCCACATCCAAGGGGTTAATCTCAGGCGATCTGTGTTACTTGGAGGAGGACGGCACAAGGATCAACTGCCGTTCGAGCTCTGCT gctGTTGCAGTTTCATCAAATATTGTTGGAATTAGAA ATATTGTATCATCTGCAAAATTTATCATGATAGTCGAGAAGGATGCAACGTTCCAGAGGCTGCTAGATGACGACTTCTGCACAAAGCTCTCTCCTTGCATCATAATCACA GGCAAAGGCGTGCCAGATGTGAACAGCAGGTTAATGGTGAGGAAACTTTGGGATGTGCTGCGCGTCCCCATCTTCGCCCTGGTGGATGCTGACCCTCACG GCATTGAGATCATGTGCATCTACAAGTACGGATCAGTG GCAATGTCGTTTGAGGCCCACAGTCTGACCGTCCCCAGCGTTATGTGGCTAGGCCTCCTCCCCTCTGACCTCCAGAG gTTACGAGTTCCCGAGGAAGCCCTGATTCCGCTCTCCAAGAGAGATGAAGGCAAACTCAACAGCCTGCTCCAAAGACCATACTTAACCAGCCAACCAGACTGGCAAAAAGAG ATGGAACTGATGCAGCAGAGTAAGGTGAAGGCTGAAATACAGTCGCTGGCAGCCATAGCTCCTGACTTCCTCACCAGCATCTACCTGCCCAACAAGCTGCGCTATGGAGGCTGGGTATGA
- the LOC110957391 gene encoding 5-aminolevulinate synthase, non-specific, mitochondrial-like isoform X1 — translation MFRKAFFICSIKVDWDAFRLSLSHMDAVIRRCPFLTVVPSVFLHLGGKTSLVNYAQKCPVMLGLASRPLDRSLSSSAFLSKGALMNDDPNRKIKLPSGQPAPPAGQAVVSKCPFLAAEMVQKQNSVVREARMELQEDVQEMQTYRSGKTGLDLSGVDHIKVDKDVSAKPTHLLKDNLPKVSTFQYDRFFEKKIESKKTDHTYRVFKTVNRSATSFPMADNYSESLHAKTNVSVWCSNDYLGMSRHPKVNQAIIETVRKHGAGAGGTRNISGTSKFHVDLESEVADLHGKDAALLFTSCFVANDSTLFTLAKMLPGCEIYSDAGNHASMIQGIRNSGVEKFIFRHNDVSHLQELLEKSNPSTPKIVAFETVHSMDGAVCPLEEMCDVAHKFGAITFVDEVHAVGLYGPRGGGIGDRDKVMHKMDIISGTLGKAFGCVGGYIASTSALVDTVRSYAAGFIFTTSLPPMLLAGATESIKILKSEEGQVLRRKHQRSVKLLRQMLMDSGLPVVHCPSHIIPVRVSDAEKNTEICDILMSRYNIYVQAINYPTVAKGEELLRVAPTPHHTPQMMYYFVDRLVKTWKEVGLELRPHSSGECNFCQQPLYFELMSEREKSYFKGLSHTISAVA, via the exons ATGTTTCGCAaggcatttttcatctgttccATCAAGGTGGACTGGGATGCgttcag ATTGTCACTATCTCATATGGATGCAGTGATTCGCCGTTGCCCTTTCTTGACTGTTGTTCCCAGTGTTTTCCTCCACCTGGGTGGGAAGACATCACTGGTGAACTATGCCCAGAAGTGTCCGGTGATGTTGGGCCTGGCCTCCAGACCTCTGGATAGATCCTTGTCGTCTTCAGCTTTTTTGTCCAAAGGCGCTCTGATGAATGATG ACCCAAACCGCAAAATCAAGTTGCCTTCAGGTCAGCCTGCACCTCCAGCTGGCCAGGCTGTCGTCTCCAAATGCCCTTTCCTGGCTGCAGAGATGGTGCAGAAACAGAACAGTGTTGTAAGAGAAGCCAGgatggagctgcaggaggatGTCCAGGAGATGCAGACTTACCGCAGTG GTAAAACAGGTTTGGATTTATCAGGTGTAGATCATATCAAGGTGGACAAGGATGTATCTGCCAAACCAACCCATCTGCTAAAGGACAATCTACCTAAAG TTTCCACCTTCCAGTACGACCgattttttgaaaagaagaTCGAAAGCAAGAAGACAGATCACACATACAgggtttttaaaacagtgaACCGCTCTGCCACCTCGTTCCCCATGGCAGACAACTACTCAGAGTCTTTGCATGCGAAGACAAACGTGTCTGTCTGGTGCAGCAATGACTACCTCGGCATGAGTCGTCATCCCAAAGTCAACCAGGCTATCAT tgAGACAGTACGAAAGCATGGTGCTGGTGCAGGAGGTACACGAAACATTTCGGGAACAAGCAAATTTCATGTGGACCTTGAATCTGAAGTAGCTGACCTGCACGGCAAGGATGCAGCACTGCTGTTCACGTCCTGCTTCGTCGCCAATGACTCCACGTTGTTTACTCTGGCAAAAATGCTGCCAG GGTGTGAGATCTACTCTGACGCAGGCAACCATGCGTCAATGATTCAGGGTATAAGAAACAGTGGGGTCGAGAAGTTCATCTTCCGTCACAATGATGTCAGCCACCTACAAGAGCTGCTCGAGAAGTCCAACCCTTCCACTCCAAAGATTGTTGCCTTTGAAACGGTGCATTCAATGGATG GTGCAGTGTGCCCACTTGAAGAGATGTGTGACGTTGCCCACAAGTTCGGTGCTATTACCTTTGTGGATGAAGTGCATGCTGTGGGTCTGTACGGACCCAGAGGAGGCGGCATTGGAGACAGAGATAAAGTCATGCATAAAATGGACATCATCTCCGGAACCCTCG GAAAGGCATTCGGCTGTGTGGGCGGCTACATCGCCAGCACCAGTGCTCTGGTGGACACCGTGCGCTCCTACGCTGCAGGCTTCATCTTCACCACTTCCCTGCCCCCCATGCTGCTGGCGGGGGCAACGGAGTCCATCAAGATCTTGAAAAGTGAGGAAGGCCAGGTGCTCAGGAGGAAACATCAGAGGAGTGTCAAGCTGCTCCGACAGATGCTGATGGACTCTGGCCTTCCAGTGGTCCACTGCCCGAGTCACATCATTCCTGTCCGA GTTTCAGATGCAGAGAAGAACACTGAGATCTGCGACATCTTGATGTCTCGCTACAACATCTACGTCCAGGCGATCAACTACCCCACTGTGGCTAAAGGAGAGGAGCTGCTGCGCGTCGCCCCCACACCACACCACACGCCCCAGATGATGTACTACTTTGTTG ATCGACTGGTGAAGACGTGGAAGGAGGTGGGTTTGGAGTTGAGGCCGCACTCTTCAGGAGAGTGTAACTTCTGCCAGCAGCCGCTTTACTTTGAGCTGATGAGTGAGAGAGAAAAGTCCTACTTCAAAGGTCTCAGTCACACAATATCAGCAGTGGCCTaa